CGTCTACAGTGTGTTTTGTCTGTTACCGGATTGCATTCGACGACAATGGAGAACTCGGACTCTCGAATGTTGACCTTGTACGCGGATCCGACTTCTTCTGCGAGAAGGTCGAGAACAACTTGTTTCTTCACTGTATCGAAGCCCCGGCTGGTGTACTGGCAGGACCAGGTGGAGACGACCTCTCCCTCGTGATTGTCGCCttgctctgtttcctttccacGCTTCTCTGATGGGCGTCCTCCAACGTCCTTTACCGGGTCTGcggtctcgtctcctttcgcgtctccctgCGATTCTCCAGCTTCCGTAGAgaccgcgtttctctcgccagCACTCGCGGCTCCTTCTGCCGCCTTCGGCGTCCGCTCTGAACCAGCTGGAGCGTCTCCccggtcttcttctctcccgtcgccATCTGCCGCTGAACGCCGCGCGGCGCGCGAGTGGAGCATCTGCTTTGCAATCAAAGGCCTGACGATCGAGAGCAGCCCAGCCACAGTCGGCGGAGCTGTCGCGTCCACGGGGATGATGCGAGCGATGTGCCTGCGGAGATGGAGGatcgagagagcgagacgtAAAACGCATCACGGTGCTGCGCCAGCAGGAGCGATGAAAAAAACCACAGCCGATTCCTTTGTTTCTGACGGCGAACAGAGAGTCGCAAGCATGCAAGGTGCCATACAGGCACTCCTTGGAGACTCTGGTGTCGGTGAAGCAAGCGACTCTCACCACTCCACGCAGACGAACATCCGGCAGGAAACGCGCAAACGCGATTCTCGCGACAGCGGAAGatcttgcatgcacagtgcTGTGGCGTTTCGCATACGGAGAAAACTCGAAGAACTTAGGTCTCGCGACTATCCCTCAGGGGATGCAGGGAACGTTTCACGACAAAACAATGCAGCGAGCGAAAAGAGCAGTTCCGGGTCGCAGAGGCAACAGCTGGCGAAACCGcgacaaggaaagagaacacGGAGAAGGCTCTCGAAACGGAGGGATACAGAAATCCCAGGGAATCCATCAACTCTGCTGTTCCGTCCTTTTTTTATCTACCTATATCTGTCCAACTATAGGCCCATATAGGCACccatatctatctacataGAACTTCCGATGTTCATCGGTACCTCTTTATCTAAATCGGTCGATCTGTATCTATCGAActctgtatatatgcatacttATGCGCATGggcaaacggagagaggTATATGGAGggaggcacagagagacagagtctGCAAAAGAAGCAGTACGCTAGCgacaaaagacagagacaggcagaaaTGTGGAGAGCACAGATAGGACGCTGTCTGCAGCGAAGAAATcctgaagagggagaaaagcagagaaacgccgagcgcatgcgcatgtcAGAAGACAGGTCTCAGATGGTCAAATCGCATCATGAGCTAGTGCAAGCAGAGACGACTGCGAACCtgcaagagaagacgcccGGCTGAGCAACCATGCGCTCCATGAGTCCGTGGAGAATCTCAGAAGggatgtcttcttctcgtgtgAACCGGATGAAAATGGCTCCCTGAGAAAATGAAGCGAAGTGAAATGGGGAGCATTCCATGACGAAGCGAAAGGCAAAGCAAGGCTCCACAAACATGGACGTTTAGAATGGTCAGCAGAGCAAACgccagcgaga
This Toxoplasma gondii ME49 chromosome VIII, whole genome shotgun sequence DNA region includes the following protein-coding sequences:
- a CDS encoding hypothetical protein (encoded by transcript TGME49_233830), which encodes MKRSGARGDARGDGASFSEKRRRLNVEQRQGCKGVFLTTNTGDRHAIREFMNLMNQFLPEDDSRKPEMSTERGAADEVTDALASELATLREGQRRFIPMKDLLKGAIFIRFTREEDIPSEILHGLMERMVAQPGVFSCRHIARIIPVDATAPPTVAGLLSIVRPLIAKQMLHSRAARRSAADGDGREEDRGDAPAGSERTPKAAEGAASAGERNAVSTEAGESQGDAKGDETADPVKDVGGRPSEKRGKETEQGDNHEGEVVSTWSCQYTSRGFDTVKKQVVLDLLAEEVGSAYKVNIRESEFSIVVECNPIFFGASIVRDYGKFFRYNMHRCCHPEEGKESSSGQTPGEGPESSAPPTAETDASDAHAAAPETGGQCGVETGNK